One Deltaproteobacteria bacterium genomic window, TTGAGGTCTTTGACGACTCCGCACTTCTCATGGCGTATGGTCCCGTTACCGCCGCTCATAGCTTTGGCCTCTTGGGCACCTTGCGCCGTGGCACAGAGCGAGTTGGGATCAATACAACATCCGGTCAAAGAGTGTGTGCTCAAATTGCCGGACGCACCGCAGAGTGATCCGCGCAATCACTATCCCGTTATTCTGATCGACATGGCTCTGCGTAAGACCGAAAAAGAGTATGGCCCATGCCAAATCAAATTTGCTTCGTCCGGCGGCGGTGATCGTAATATCATTAGGATCGAAAGCGGCCAGCTAGATATTATTTGGCGGGTCCGAACTAAGGTACGCGAAGAGCGGATGCAGTCAATCAAAATTCCCGTTTATCGTGGCTTACACGGCTACCGCGTTCTGGTGATCCGCAAGAGTGATAAAGATAAATTTGCACAGGTGAAGTCGTTAGAGGATCTGCGCAAGTATGTCGCCGGCACTGGTCGCGACTGGCAGTCAACTGATGTGCTTAAGATCAATACACTGCCCTTTGTCACCGCCGACGCGACGGACAGCTTTTATCCCATGTTGTCGAAAGGGCGTATTGACTACTATCCTCGTGCATTTCATGAACCTATCTACGAACTGGAGATGTCCGGTACATCGAATCTCATGATTGAGGAAACCCTGCTTCTTAAGTATCAGGCAGCCGATTATTTCTATGTCAAAAAGAATGCCAACGAGCTGGCTCAAAGACTGAAACTAGGACTTGAGCGCATGATAGCTGATGGCACGAGGGATCAACTACAGGAGTCGGCCTTTGGTCTGGGGGATATGATCCGAAAACTCAGACCAGACAAAAGACGCGTCATCACTATGGCTGATCCCCTTGATGGACCAGTCGCTGGGGAAGTTGATCCGTCCCATTGGTTAGATCTAGTGGCTCAGGCAAAAAAGATGCATTTGGAAACATCGACCGATAAGTAAACTTGGACGTATGAGCGAGCACCGGCTCGCCGCGATCGAGTTGTTTTAGCAGGAGCAGATTCGTCTCGGTGGATGACGTCATTTCGACGAGAGGTCGATCGCCACGATCTTACCGTCGGTATACATGGGATTGCCGTCGGCATTGGCAAGCCCAGTGAGTGACGTTAAACCGCCACTTTGTAACCCGGATTCCTCGACCGCTCCTGCGCCTTGCAGGGCGTCGACTACTGCTTGCCTTTCCTCGTCGATATTGGGCGCGATCCAGTGCGTTGTATGCGGTTTACCTTTGAAACTTACACCGACGCCGCTATCAAAAGTCGCCGCGCCCAACCAAATTGGTGTGCCATCGCTGGCTACTTC contains:
- a CDS encoding ABC transporter substrate-binding protein, with translation MLSTFEALRSLTTPHFSWRMVPLPPLIALASWAPCAVAQSELGSIQHPVKECVLKLPDAPQSDPRNHYPVILIDMALRKTEKEYGPCQIKFASSGGGDRNIIRIESGQLDIIWRVRTKVREERMQSIKIPVYRGLHGYRVLVIRKSDKDKFAQVKSLEDLRKYVAGTGRDWQSTDVLKINTLPFVTADATDSFYPMLSKGRIDYYPRAFHEPIYELEMSGTSNLMIEETLLLKYQAADYFYVKKNANELAQRLKLGLERMIADGTRDQLQESAFGLGDMIRKLRPDKRRVITMADPLDGPVAGEVDPSHWLDLVAQAKKMHLETSTDK